Proteins co-encoded in one Aspergillus flavus chromosome 2, complete sequence genomic window:
- a CDS encoding putative NADH-ubiquinone oxidoreductase 64 kDa subunit (unnamed protein product) — MSTVLLRSRPDQTALRRIGVLSSRLYSSKPPRPTRLATSRALPLRQNSVPQCLASRAFFNSHHSIRHQSTAPESTDASRKSSFRNAFFKTFAYCGFFIVMSGAAVVAFFIYDATTYREHSSAEDIPVSELALNPRRGGPKNLPVADVLVGDYDSEAMTEQKDKPRLVILGTGWGSIALLKQLNPGDYHVTVVSPTNYFLFTPMLPSATVGTLGLRSLVEPVRRIVQRVNGHFLKGEAVDVEFSEKLVEVSGVDANGQKQNFYVPYDKLVIGVGCTTNPHGVKGLENCHFLKTIDDARQIKNQVLENMELACLPTTSDEERKRLLSFVVCGGGPTGVEFAAELFDLLNEDLLYSFPKILRNEISVHIIQSRTHILNTYDEALSKYAEARFARDHVDVLTNSRVKEVRDDKVVFTQMEDGKPVLKEIPMGFCLWSTGVAPAEICKKLSAKLDAQNNKHALETDSHLRLIGAPLGDVYAIGDCSTVQNNVADHIVSFLRTIAWEKGKDPEKLHLTFREWRDVANRVRKRFPQASNHLRRLDRLFEQYDKDHSGTLEFGELSELLHQIDNKLTSLPATAQRANQQGEYLGRKLTKIAAALPGMRANEIDHGDLDEAVYKAFKYKHLGSLAYISNAAVFDFGGMNFSGGVLAMYLWRSVYFAESVSLRTRCMLAMDWAKRALFGRDLMSF, encoded by the exons ATGAGCACAGTGTTGCTCCGGAGTCGACCGGACCAAACGGCGCTGAGAAGGATTGGGGTTTTGTCCAGTCGGCTATATTCTTCAAAACCCCCGAGACCAACTAGACTTGCTACATCTCGAGCTCTACCCCTTCGTCAAAATTCCGTACCGCAATGCCTAGCGTCGCGTGCGTTCTTCAATAGTCACCACTCGATCCGACACCAATCAACAGCGCCGGAGTCAACTGACGCTTCACGAAAATCCTCTTTCCGAAATGCCTTTTTCAAAACTTTTGCCTATTGTGGATTCTTCATTGTTATGAGCGGTGCTGCAGTGGTAGCATTCTTTATCTACGATGCAACCACGTACCGCGAACACTCAAGTGCTGAGGATATTCCGGTCTCGGAATTGGCTCTGAATCCCCGGCGTGGTGGCCCTAAGAATTTGCCTGTTGCAGATGTGCTGGTTGGGGATTATGATTCGGAGGCTATGACGGAACAGAAGGATAAGCCGAGACTGGTGATCCTAGGCACAGGTTGGGGTAGTATCGCTCTCCTCAAACAACTGAATCCCGGCGACTACCACGTCACGGTCGTTTCGCCCACCAACTATTTCCTGTTCACTCCAATGTTGCCCTCTGCAACGGTCGGCACTCTTGGTTTAAGGTCGCTCGTTGAACCAGTCCGACGGATCGTTCAGCGGGTCAATGGTCACTTTCTGAAAGGCGAAGCGGTAGACGTTGAATTCTCTGAGAAACTGGTTGAGGTGTCCGGTGTCGATGCCAATGGGCAGAAGCAGAACTTCTATGTTCCGTATGACAAACTCGTCATTGGTGTTG GCTGTACAACGAATCCTCATGGCGTAAAAGGGCTTGAGAACTGCCACTTCCTAAAGACCATCGATGACGCTCGCCAGATCAAAAACCAAGTTTTGGAGAACATGGAATTAGCTTGTCTACCGACGACCAGTGACGAGGAACGCAAACGTCTACTTTCTTTCGTTGTTTGTGGCGGTGGTCCAACCGGGGTTGAATTCGCAGCTGAGCTGTTTGATTTGCTCAACGAGGACTTGCTCTACTCCTTCCCCAAGATCTTGAGAAACGAGATTTCTGTCCACATCATCCAAAGTCGTACTCATATCCTGAACACTTACGATGAAGCCCTTTCTAAGTATGCTGAG GCTCGTTTCGCTCGTGATCATGTTGATGTCTTGACCAATTCCCGAGTGAAGGAAGTGCGCGATGACAAGGTTGTGTTCACCCAAATGGAGGATGGCAAGCCTGTACTGAAGGAAATTCCTATGGGTTTCTGCTTGTGGTCGACGGGTGTCG CCCCAGCCGAAATTTGCAAGAAGCTCTCGGCCAAGCTTGATGCACAGAACAACAAGCACGCTTTGGAGACTGACTCACACCTACGTCTTATCGGGGCCCCGCTGGGCGATGTGTATGCTATTGGCGACTGCTCCACAGTTCAGAACAATGTGGCCGACCATATCGTATCCTTCCTGCGCACAATCGCCTGGGAGAAAGGCAAGGACCCAGAGAAGCTGCATCTCACGTTCCGTGAATGGAGAGACGTCGCCAACCGGGTGAGGAAGCGTTTTCCCCAAGCATCCAACCACCTTCGCCGATTAGATAGGCTCTTCGAACAGTACGATAAGGATCATTCCGGCACTCTCGAGTTTGGCGAACTCTCTGAGCTTCTGCACCAAATCGACAATAAACTTACATCGCTGCCTGCCACTGCCCAGCGTGCCAACCAGCAAGGCGAGTATTTAGGTCGCAAACTTACCAAGATTGCCGCCGCGCTTCCCGGCATGAGAGCCAACGAAATCGATCACGGGGACCTCGATGAAGCCGTCTATAAGGCGTTCAAGTACAAGCACCTTGGCAGCCTGGCCTACATCAGTAACGCCGCCGTCTTCGATTTCGGAGGAATGAACTTTAGTGGTGGCGTTCTGGCCATGTATTTGTGGCGTAGTGTGTACTTTGCTGAGAGTGTCAGCCTGCGCACCCGTTGTATGCTTGCTATGGACTGGGCTAAGAGAGCCCTGTTTGGAAGAG ACCTCATGAGTTTCTGA
- a CDS encoding putative uridine kinase, which produces MESISPVFSSGTEQRYSPPWEDLSIIGIAGSSGSGKTSVAMEIVKSLNLPWVVILVMDSFYKSLTPEQHAKAHNNEFDFDCPDAYDFDALVQTLKDLKQGKKADIPVYSFADHQRQPQTTTLYSPHVIILEGILALHDPRVLELLDVKIFVEADMDICLGRRIMRDVKERGRDIEGIIKQWFTFVKPSYTRFVEPQRSISDLIIPRGIQNITAIDMVVKHIQRKLDEKSEKHRAELDQLRKIASQLQLSPNVMVMPSTSQFVGMNTILQDPKTEQVDFVFYFDRLASLLIEKALDCTSYVPAGVETPQKTTYQGLNPEGIISAVAILRGGSCLETALKRTIPDCITGRVLIQTNAQNEVPELHYLKLPENIQKHTTVMLLDPQMSTGGAALMAVRVLIDHGVEEHKIVFVTCAAGKIGLKRLSTVYPKVRVIVGRIEEEQEPRWMERRYFGC; this is translated from the exons ATGGAGTCGATCTCACCCGTATTCTCGTCGGGCACGGAGCAGCGGTACTCTCCACCATGGGAGGATTTGAGTATCATCGGTATCGCTGGTAGCTCGGGCTCCGGCAAGACTTCTGTGGCAATGGAAATTGTGAAGTCACTCAACCTGCCGTGGGTTGTGATTCTCGTAATG GATTCATTCTACAAGAGCTTGACGCCGGAGCAACACGCCAAAGCGCATAATAATGAATTCGACTTCGACTGCCCGGATGCCTACGATTTCGACGCCCTTGTGCAGACCTTGAAGGATCTAAAGCAAGG aaagaaggcagATATCCCCGTTTACTCATTTGCCGACCATCAGCGCCAGCCGCAAACAACTACCCTTTACTCCCCACATGTGATCATTTTGGAGGGTATCCTTGCCTTGCATGACCCAAGGGTGCTGGAACTTTTGGATGTGAAG ATATTTGTTGAGGCGGATATGGATATCTGCTTGGGCCGCAGAA TTATGCGAGACGTTAAAGAGCGAGGAAGAGATATTGAAGGCATCATCAAGCAGTGGTTTACTTTTGTTAAGCCGTCGTATACTAGATTTGTTGAACCACAACGGTCTATCTCGG ACCTTATCATCCCCCGTGGGATTCAGAACATCACCGCTATCG ACATGGTTGTGAAACACATTCAGCGGAAACTCGATGAGAAGTCTGAGAAGCATAGAGCGGAGCTAGACCAATTACGCAAAATTGCGTCGCAATTGCAGCTGTCGCCTAATGTCATGGTAATGCCTTCGACATCACAGTTTGTTGGCATGAACACAATCCTTCAAGACCCAAAAACGGAGCAAGTCGACTTCGTCTTTTACTTTGACCGACTCGCTTCCTTGCTCATAGAGAA GGCCTTGGACTGTACCTCGTATGTTCCAGCTGGGGTAGAAACACCTCAGAAGACTACCTATCAGGGTTTGAATCCGGAAGGTATAATATCTGCTGTTGCAATCCTGCGAGGAGGCTCTTGCCTTGAGACTGCCCTAAAGCGCACTATTCCTGACTGCATTACTGGTCGCGTGCTCATTCAAACCAATGCACAGAATGAAGTACCGGAGTTGCACTATCTAAAATTGCCTGAAAATATCCAGAAGCATACTACAGTTATGCTACTTGACCCCCAGATGTCCACCGGAGGAGCTGCTCTGATGGCCGTTCGAGTGTTGATTGACCACGGCGTGGAAGAGCACAAGATTGTCTTTGTGACATGTGCCGCGGGAAAGATAGGGCTAAAGCGTCTCTCGACAGTGTACCCGAAAGTTAGGGTCATTGTAGGACGGATCGAAGAGGAGCAAGAGCCTAGATGGATGGAGAGAAGATACTTTGGCTGCTGA
- a CDS encoding putative pre-rRNA processing protein Esf1, whose translation MPDQKKSKKSGGAKKQADSVITDPRFANIQTDPRYRLPSKRQTHVKLDKRFAHMLHDKDFSRNAAVDRYGRKLARDDTKKQLERFYRLEGDEEDEGHMSVADDDEVLKELRKADKASGTYDPARDGGFSSSSSEEESSDEEEDEDDEFGTGEELEFPDKQQSGVPTGDVTERIAVVNLDWDNIRAEDLMAVFSSFVPAGGRVLKVSVYPSEFGKERMEREETEGPPREIFAAKDDDEFEGFEDDDSEVDSDEEEEEIKKSMLKEDKGEEFNSTELRKYQLERLRYFYAILTFSSKDVAKHVYDLVDGAEYLSSANFFDLRFVPDDTDFSDDKPRDECKRIPDGYQPNEFVTDALQHSKVKLTWDMEDKSRKEAQARAFRGSRKEIDENDLKAYLASDSSSEDEDEDGGVEVVDTTKEDGGNSKKISKKEDERQRMRALLGLGTEPAPSSKSDGPVGEMEVTFTSGLAGGSNKDSIFENEPEKDETTIEKYIRKERERKKRRKEKLKAAKKGDAEADEQDDAPEPEKMSQEEDLGFNDPFFDDPSGKESTAARRKEEKRKKREERAAEEAAAAAKRAELELLMMDDENKNIKHFDMNEIEKAEKQARKKGKGKGKGKQVAQVADDFQMDVSDPRFARLFESHEFAIDPTNPRFKATSGMKQLLEEGRKRRRNRDDRADEEEASRNDQKKTKKQKKSESIEGGSEDLKKLVDKVKRKTQKS comes from the exons ATGCCagaccaaaagaaaagcaaaaagagcGGCGGCGCCAAAAAGCAAGCCGACTCTGTCATTA CCGATCCTCGTTTCGCCAATATCCAAACAGATCCTCGTTATCGTCTACCCAGTAAACGGCAGACACATGTGAAACTCGACAAGCGTTTCGCGCACATGCTGCACGACAAGGACTTCTCTCGGAATGCCGCAGTCGACCGATACGGACGGAAGCTCGCCCGCGATGATACGAAGAAGCAGCTGGAGAGATTCTACCGGCTTGAGGgggacgaggaagatgagggacACATGAGCGTCgctgacgatgatgaagtcCTCAAAGAACTGAGGAAGGCCGATAAGGCCAGTGGCACTTACGATCCTGCGCGTGATGGAGGcttttcgtcttcatcctcggaagaggagagctctgacgaagaggaggacgaggatgatgaatttgGTACGGGCGAGGAGCTTGAGTTTCCGGATAAACAGCAGAGCGGTGTCCCCACAGGTGATGTGACAGAACGGATCGCGGTGGTGAATCTGGACTGGGATAATATACGGGCAGAAGATCTAATGGCTGTGTTCTCTAGCTTTGTTCCTGCTGGTGGACGGGTGCTGAAGGTTTCTGTCTATCCGAGTGAATTTGGAAAAGAGCGcatggagagagaggagaCGGAGGGTCCTCCAAGAGAGATTTTTGCTGCTAaagacgatgatgagtttgaagggttcgaagatgacgacTCAGAGGTCGACtcagatgaggaagaagaggagattaAGAAGTCAATGCTGAAGGAAGACAAGGGCGAGGAATTCAACTCTACGGAACTACGAAAGTATCAGTTGGAAAGACTACGCTACTTCTATGCTATTTTGACTTTCTCGAGCAAGGATGTGGCGAAGCATGTCTACGATTTGGTCGATGGTGCCGAGTATCTGTCGAGCGCAAACTTCTTTGACCTTCGTTTCGTCCCCGACGACACCGACTTTTCCGATGATAAGCCTCGTGATGAATGCAAACGGATCCCGGACGGTTATCAGCCTAATGAATTTGTGACCGATGCGCTGCAGCACAGCAAAGTTAAGCTGACCTGGGACATGGAGGATAAATCACGAAAGGAAGCTCAAGCACGGGCGTTCAGAGGTAGCCGGAAAGAAATTGATGAGAATGATTTGAAGGCTTACCTCGCTAGTGATAGCTCCTctgaggacgaggacgaggacggtGGGGTGGAAGTTGTGGATACTACTAAGGAAGATGGCGGAAATTCTAAGAAAAtctcgaagaaagaagatgagagaCAGCGTATGCGTGCTCTCTTAGGACTAGGTACGGAGCCAGCACCTTCATCTAAGTCCGACGGCCCTGTTGGCGAAATGGAAGTCACCTTTACCTCGGGTCTGGCCGGCGGCTCCAACAAAGATAGCATTTTTGAGAATGAACCCGAGAAAGACGAGACTACGATCGAGAAATACATCCGCAAAGAGCGTgagaggaagaagcggaGAAAGGAGAAATTGAAGGCGGCCAAGAAGGGTGACGCTGAGGCCGATGAACAGGATGATGCACCTGAACCGGAGAAGATGTCTCAGGAGGAAGATCTGGGCTTTAACGATCCATTCTTTGACGACCCCTCTGGCAAGGAATCTACTGCAGCTCGccgcaaagaagagaaacgaaaGAAGCGGGAGGAGCGTGCTGCGGAGGAAGCTGCAGCCGCCGCTAAGCGAGCCGAGCTGgagttgttgatgatggatgatgaaaacaagaatatcaagCACTTCGACATGAATGAGATCGAAAAGGCAGAGAAACAAGCCCGTAaaaagggcaagggcaaAGGGAAAGGCAAGCAGGTCGCACAAGTGGCGGACGACTTCCAGATGGATGTTAGCGACCCACGTTTTGCTCGTCTGTTTGAGAGTCACGAATTCGCTATTGATCCTACCAATCCTCGCTTCAAAGCAACTTCTGGTATGAAGCAATTGCTGGAAGAAGGACGTAAGAGACGTAGAAATCGGGACGATCGTgcggacgaggaagaggccaGTCGCAAtgatcagaagaagacgaagaagcagaagaagagcgaaTCCATTGAAGGTGGATCAGAGGATCTGAAAAAGTTGGTGGACAAAGTGAAGCGGAAGACGCAGAAGAGTTGA
- a CDS encoding CTLH domain-containing protein, which translates to MASANYMSPTSSTTTPTWHQFERRVDEVKPSKTDINYLVMDYLITNGYPAAAKKFASEANIQPRADVEAIQERVEIRTAIHSGDIKAAIEKINELNPQILDENPPLHFSLLRLQLVELIRSCTSKPDGDITPALEFATSQLAPRAPTNPQFLEDLERTLALLIFPTENLTPALAPLLHPDLRKDIATSVNEAILQNQGARKEARLRNLVKLRAWAEQKAREAKKDLPEKLDLGLGDNNTKGPNGASNDTLMANNGDVDPMIS; encoded by the exons ATGGCTTCTGCTAATTAC ATGTCTCCTACTTCCTCGACAACAACGCCAACATGGCACCAGTTTGAGCGGAGGGTCGATGAGGTCAAGCCATCCAAGAC TGACATTAACTATCTCGTTATGGACTACCTCATCACCAATGGATATCCAGCTGCAGCGAAGAAATTCGCTTCGGAGGCCAACATCCAACCAAGGGCAGATGTAGAAGCCATTCAAGAAAGAGTAGAAATTCGCACTGCCATTCACTCGGGCGATATCAAAGCTGCCatcgagaagatcaacgagCTAAATCCACAG ATTTTGGATGAAAATCCACCCCTGCATTTTTCACTGCTACGTTTGCAACTTGTGGAGTTGATTCGCTCGTGCACATCTAAACCCGATGGAGATATCACTCCTGCCCTTGAGTTTGCGACATCGCAACTCGCACCCCGGGCGCCTACAAACCCCCAGTTCTTGGAGGATCTTGAGAGGACGCTGGCgctcctcatcttccccaCTGAGAACCTTACACCCGCTCTAGCCCCCCTTCTACACCCCGACCTGCGTAAAGATATAGCCACTAGCGTGAACGAAGCCATCCTGCAGAATCAAGGCGCTCGTAAAGAAGCCCGATTGCGCAACCTCGTCAAGCTGCGTGCCTGGGCGGAGCAAAAGGCCCGTGAGGCTAAGAAGGATCTCCCGGAGAAACTAGATCTGGGCCTTGGCGATAATAACACCAAGGGTCCTAACGGCGCGTCTAACGATACCTTGATGGCCAATAACGGAGACGTTGATCCAATGATCTCTTGA
- a CDS encoding folliculin-interacting protein N-terminus-domain-containing protein has product MLGRLLSTAASTLNPAAYSAKNPHQLESVTEEEHTSGLLFPDASLLRRSNTHAYPLHTAFNSPNASTAGAYDDRGGVDLDHAKDFRVIIAQNALGDRDACVLLDTRASSESASYGLGLEPQAFESSGARHARTVSNLTRGPRRGYLSQSSTVEPSPLSFAAEARRSPPMSSGAFMRARGRSSTLSPAGGPHDPGYPRHSTDSNDTGLLNCIFGSSAFSYRGSSTKMHIISADDEPGRTASSSPASRNSFTRAYTTGSSSAFANTNRGNDGKPPSKVTILVTRMFSVNLPEAGETSPDRQDLAASLYQESLPESGFPFPDITKRKKIKEKKTPMYAVAITIQIPLLGRNVARPVSRFSTQGSDSPKPGMSCSLDSDYRWRTGFLDDSLSLASPPASLDERIDLLVDHWDVINRTLSHLERLSRKEILFLLKKVDSSSGIHPKPAKPPNMQRTNQTIIHLPANILAVNSKLREEAIRSTRRISTALQTPYVVTGQSRWGVWREEGRSIVRNLGDKDHSFFFLVLITAFLGNHTEWLNALGPEWWRRRHYIQQKAQQQDSDPILANRTVIVSPDKMTARRLIFLLSAFLPPKQRFEPLPSPIRPGTSSSMRAVSQSPPNVPVLRQESLRRAIERRSRAQRLNLADRDQHQRSVSVSSSETAHRSTDDVESAAPMEFAATRRGSDARSIRTLGVPIHAKDARSKNTSTATTSTATPGSTVPVPHFASQSRLERDRSDHSMHEGVDSLASENLLKNLQRSESSVLSTNSSVPSTTGRWGSLFSGLWSSRQESSTGSSEAVSPAEIRRRSVSGYTPLPKRGPPTLSQMVKEVSTEIPEEAPKVATSGNISIPNSNTQHLEEDVQDLSLTVDHNRESSLKLSVRGDDGIVDVDLPLPGFVSLSSSGDSTMTSPKKTRTSVTSVDAVASTHSSGSGFPYAPRENDGPNINVAGWLRSFHEDFLLQAVRPYSSLEADVKRAMQAEPTPSHAFSSEADGSERWVDVATTLIADARTFTVKRLRLRRKAINNVFWRSPTSPSISQPGTPRHIPGGSISSSSKTSTISPIEGYEPSEFEERFVEEPVMDLDGTLVDALERVLAQSGPSSLAHSRAPSPSRARRGDDKATSDAANRDESQVPSLEVPRTECRKLVLGALEEVVRSVTAEHCRDDVDGELAMADRERKRSLAGPDNTLREGVRRWLLDVEEAW; this is encoded by the coding sequence ATGCTGGGCCGGTTACTAAGTACTGCAGCTTCCACGTTGAATCCGGCGGCCTATTCTGCTAAAAATCCCCATCAGCTCGAGTCCGtcaccgaagaagagcataCCTCCGGCCTTCTATTTCCCGATGCAAGCCTCCTCCGTCGCTCGAACACACACGCGTATCCTCTTCATACGGCTTTCAATTCCCCAAATGCTTCTACTGCTGGTGCCTATGACGACCGGGGAGGGGTTGACTTGGATCATGCTAAGGACTTCCGTGTAATCATCGCTCAGAATGCGCTTGGAGATAGGGATGCTTGCGTGCTCCTGGATACCCGTGCTAGTTCGGAGTCTGCCTCCTATGGTCTTGGGCTGGAACCTCAGGCATTTGAAAGCTCGGGCGCACGGCATGCTCGCACGGTCTCTAATCTGACTAGGGGACCTCGGCGAGGTTACTTGTCTCAGTCGTCGACAGTGGAGCCAAGTCCGCTTTCCTTTGCTGCAGAAGCCCGCAGATCACCACCAATGTCGTCTGGTGCTTTCATGCGCGCCCGTGGTCGCAGCTCCACGTTATCACCCGCTGGAGGCCCTCACGATCCTGGCTATCCGCGTCATTCGACGGATTCGAACGATACTGGCTTATTGAACTGTATCTTTGGTAGTAGTGCATTCAGTTATCGAGGGTCCTCGACAAAGATGCACATTATTTCTGCCGATGACGAGCCTGGTAGGACTGCGAGCTCCTCTCCCGCCTCCCGGAACTCTTTTACTCGAGCCTACACTACCGGGAGTTCATCGGCCTTCGCGAATACGAACCGCGGGAATGACGGAAAACCACCGTCGAAAGTGACCATTCTTGTAACACGGATGTTCAGTGTCAATCTGCCGGAGGCGGGTGAAACCTCTCCAGACAGACAAGACCTCGCTGCTTCCTTGTATCAAGAATCACTTCCGGAATCTGGCTTCCCGTTCCCCGACATCACTAAGCGcaaaaagatcaaagagaagaagacccCAATGTACGCTGTGGCGATCACGATCCAAATACCTCTTCTGGGTCGCAATGTCGCTCGTCCTGTTTCTCGGTTCAGCACTCAAGGCTCTGACTCGCCCAAGCCGGGTATGTCATGCTCGCTGGATTCGGACTATCGCTGGCGCACCGGCTTCTTAGACGACAGTTTGTCACTTGCTTCCCCTCCCGCAAGCCTGGACGAAAGAATTGATTTGCTTGTGGATCATTGGGATGTTATCAACCGCACATTGTCGCATTTGGAGAGACTCTCACGGAAAGAGATCCTGTTCCTCCTGAAAAAGGTGGATTCGTCGTCTGGAATACACCCGAAGCCAGCTAAACCTCCGAATATGCAACGAACAAATCAAACTATAATTCACTTGCCGGCGAACATTTTAGCGGTGAATTCAAAGCTGCGGGAGGAGGCTATTCGCAGTACCCGCCGTATCAGCACGGCTCTTCAAACTCCATATGTGGTAACAGGACAAAGTCGGTGGGGTGTATGGCGCGAGGAAGGCCGTTCGATTGTCCGAAATCTTGGGGACAAAGACCAtagtttcttcttcttggtgcTCATTACCGCGTTCTTGGGAAATCATACGGAGTGGCTCAATGCACTAGGCCCAGAATGGTGGCGACGCCGACACTATATACAGCAAAAGGCCCAGCAACAGGATTCTGATCCGATTCTAGCGAACCGTACTGTAATTGTGTCCCCTGACAAGATGACTGCTCGCCGGCTTATATTCTTGCTCTCtgctttccttccccccaaGCAGCGCTTTGAGCCTCTTCCATCACCCATTCGACCTGGCACATCTTCCTCAATGCGTGCTGTCTCACAAAGTCCGCCCAATGTTCCCGTCCTCCGACAGGAGTCTCTGCGCAGAGCTATCGAAAGACGGTCTCGTGCACAACGTTTGAATCTCGCTGATAGAGATCAGCACCAGCGATCGGTGAGCGTGTCGTCAAGTGAAACTGCACACCGCTCCACAGACGATGTCGAGTCCGCGGCGCCAATGGAGTTCGCAGCAACCAGGAGAGGGTCCGATGCACGTTCCATTAGAACATTAGGGGTCCCTATACATGCGAAAGATGCGCGCAGCAAGAATACTAgcacagcaacaacatccacTGCAACCCCTGGTAGCACTGTCCCTGTCCCGCATTTTGCTTCACAGAGCCGGTTAGAGCGGGATAGGTCGGACCACTCCATGCATGAAGGGGTTGATAGTCTGGCATCCGAGAACTTGTTGAAGAATTTGCAAAGGAGTGAAAGTTCAGTGTTGAGTACCAACAGTAGTGTACCTTCAACTACTGGCCGATGGGGTAGCCTGTTCTCGGGATTGTGGAGCTCACGCCAGGAGTCATCAACCGGAAGCAGCGAAGCCGTTTCACCAGCTGAGATTCGCAGGCGCTCTGTCTCTGGATATACACCGCTGCCGAAACGAGGCCCTCCTACCTTAAGTCAAATGGTAAAAGAGGTCTCGACTGAAATACCCGAAGAAGCTCCTAAAGTAGCCACAAGTGGCAATATTTCCATTCCTAACTCCAATACTCAGCATCTCGAGGAAGATGTGCAAGATCTTTCATTAACGGTGGACCATAACAGAGAGTCTTCTTTAAAATTATCCGTACGCGGTGACGATGGGATTGTCGACGTTGACCTTCCGTTACCTGGCTTTGTTTCGCTTTCTTCGTCAGGTGACTCGACCATGACATCGCCGAAGAAGACGCGGACTTCAGTAACTAGTGTGGATGCCGTGGCATCCACACACAGCAGTGGCTCAGGCTTCCCTTACGCGCCTAGAGAGAACGATGGCCCTAATATCAATGTTGCTGGTTGGCTGAGGAGCTTTCACGAAGACTTTTTGCTTCAAGCAGTGCGGCCTTATTCAAGCTTGGAAGCCGATGTGAAACGCGCAATGCAAGCTGAACCTACCCCAAGTCATGCTTTCTCCTCTGAAGCGGATGGGTCGGAGAGATGGGTAGATGTGGCTACGACGCTAATCGCCGACGCAAGAACTTTCACGGTTAAGCGACTGCGCCTCAGACGAAAAGCTATTAACAATGTTTTTTGGCGAAGCCCTACTTCACCATCCATTTCTCAGCCTGGTACCCCTCGTCACATCCCTGGGGGTTCTATTTCGTCTTCTAGCAAAACATCTACTATCTCCCCCATAGAAGGTTATGAACCCAGCGAATTTGAAGAGCGTTTCGTCGAAGAACCGGTCATGGATCTGGACGGCACACTGGTCGATGCACTTGAACGTGTTCTTGCTCAAAGCGGCCCATCGTCTTTGGCTCACTCTCGAGCACCGTCTCCGTCGCGGGCTCGCAGGGGCGATGATAAGGCAACATCAGACGCAGCGAATCGGGATGAATCTCAGGTCCCTTCTCTTGAAGTTCCACGCACCGAATGTCGCAAGCTCGTCCTGGGGGCACTTGAAGAAGTAGTTCGCAGTGTGACCGCTGAGCATTGTCGGGATGATGTTGACGGGGAGCTTGCTATGGCAGATAGAGAACGCAAGCGTTCATTAGCTGGACCCGATAATACTTTGAGAGAAGGAGTGCGCAGGTGGCTTCTTGACGTTGAAGAGGCTTGGTAA